From Primulina tabacum isolate GXHZ01 chromosome 2, ASM2559414v2, whole genome shotgun sequence, one genomic window encodes:
- the LOC142537015 gene encoding uncharacterized protein LOC142537015 — translation MGEDICLFTKDALIIKPPKKSQASLRVSVLGFAVVCSLYICSACLNQTNFYTRPKSPGLEVNPTQRCHNIGMDRSQTPYLHYPNPTTFSRAECACNPVRLFAIVTMQRSGSGWFETFLNSHSNVSSNGEIFSVMERRRDVSSITSTLDRVFNMDWFTSASKNQCSAAIGFKWMLNQGLMEYHREIVEYFNDRGVSVVFLFRKNHLRRMVSVLANSYDRNAKLLNGIHKSHVHSRQEADTLAGYKPTINLASLMMDLMQMEKMVLDALNYFRSTRHVVLYYEDLLKNRTKLVDVQKFLALPQMELTSRQVKIHKGPLSEHVENWDDVKRTLRGTTYESFLHRD, via the exons ATGGGTGAAgatatctgtctcttcaccaaG GACGCTCTAATCATTAAACCGCCCAAGAAATCCCAAGCTTCATTAAGGGTGTCAGTCTTAGGATTTGCTGTTGTGTGCAGTCTCTACATATGTTCAGCCTGTCTAAATCAAACCAATTTTTATACCCGTCCAAAATCTCCAGGCCTTGAAGTTAATCCAACACAGCGATGTCATAATATTGGCATGGATAGGTCTCAAACTCCGTACTTACATTACCCAAATCCCACGACCTTTAGCAG GGCTGAATGTGCTTGTAATCCGGTGCGTTTGTTTGCCATTGTGACTATGCAAAGATCCGGAAGTGGCTGGTTTGAGACATTTTTAAATAGCCATAGTAATGTTAGTTCTAATGGAGAGATATTTTCCGTTATGGAAAGGAGAAGGGATGTTTCTTCAATAACGTCGACCCTAGACCGAGTTTTCAATATGGACTGGTTTACGAGCGCATCTAAGAATCAATGCTCGGCCGCCATTGGATTCAAGTGGATGCTTAATCAG GGATTGATGGAATATCACAGAGAAATAGTTGAATATTTCAATGACAGGGGGGTCTCTGTAGTTTTCCTCTTTCGGAAAAATCATCTGCGCAGGATGGTTTCGGTCCTCGCTAATTCTTACGATCGAAATGCCAAACTCTTGAACGGTATTCACAAGTCCCATGTGCATTCACGCCAAGAG GCCGATACTCTTGCTGGATATAAACCAACAATCAATTTAGCATCACTTATGATGGATCTCATGCAAATGGAGAAAATGGTTTTGGATGCATTGAATTATTTCCGCAGCACCAGACACGTGGTTCTTTATTATGAAGACCTCCTAAAGAATCGTACG AAACTGGTGGACGTGCAAAAATTTCTGGCGTTGCCGCAAATGGAGCTAACCAGTCGCCAAGTCAAGATACACAAAGGACCACTATCAGAACATGTGGAGAACTGGGATGACGTTAAAAGAACTCTCAGAGGAACTACTTACGAGAGCTTCCTGCACAGAGACTAA